A window of Candidatus Omnitrophota bacterium contains these coding sequences:
- a CDS encoding ribonucleoside triphosphate reductase yields the protein MAIAVFTTVIKRNGRTEGFDPKKITKAIVKAGQVTGEFGPDMAQTLTVRVLNIAQQVLVDNPTVEGIQDIVEEVLLSSPYRKTAKAYILYRQQHAEMREIVSRFNTGLVDQYLDQQDWRVNENSNMAYSLQGLNHYISSEVSKLYWLSRIYPAAIKDAHQKGDFHIHDLGLLSVYCVGWDLQDLLTVGFKGVSGKMESKPPKHLRSALGQIVNFFYTLQGEAAGAQAFSNFDTLLAPFIRYDALTYEDVKQALQEFVFNVNVPTRVGFQTPFTNITMDLTVPSYYKDQGVIIGGQAQKETYGEFKKELDMFNKAFLEVMLAGDAKGRVFTFPIPTYNMTKDFNWDNPNLELLWQMTAKYGIPYFSNFINSDMDPADARSMCCRLRLDNRELRKRGGGLFGAAPLTGSIGVVTINLPRIGHMSKSQEEFFAQLTKKMDLAKESLEIKRKILEKLTEENLYPYIKFYLRHMKERFDQYWKNHFSTIGLLGTNEACVNLLGKNIASPEGKAFAVKVLEFMRAKLMQYQQETGNIFNLEATPAEGTTYSLAKLDKALSPDIICANEEEYRQGHEPFYSNSTHLPVQYTSDLFEALDHQDDLQTLYTGGTVLHGFVGERIDDAQSVKNLVRTICTRYRLPYFTITPTFSVCPGCGYLAGEHFTCEHCASECEVYSRVVGYLRPVKQWNKGKKEEFHERKTYQVCA from the coding sequence ATGGCCATCGCCGTATTCACGACCGTCATCAAGCGCAACGGCAGGACAGAAGGGTTTGACCCTAAGAAGATCACCAAGGCCATTGTCAAGGCCGGTCAGGTCACGGGGGAATTCGGCCCGGACATGGCCCAGACGCTGACGGTGAGGGTATTGAACATTGCCCAGCAGGTCCTTGTTGATAATCCGACGGTGGAAGGGATCCAGGACATCGTTGAGGAGGTCTTGCTCTCGTCCCCTTACCGCAAAACCGCCAAGGCCTATATCCTTTACCGTCAGCAGCACGCCGAGATGCGTGAAATTGTCTCAAGGTTCAATACCGGCCTGGTGGACCAGTACCTGGACCAGCAGGATTGGCGGGTCAACGAGAACAGCAACATGGCCTATTCCTTACAGGGGCTGAACCATTATATTTCTTCCGAGGTCAGCAAACTTTACTGGCTAAGCCGCATTTATCCCGCGGCCATTAAAGATGCGCATCAAAAAGGGGACTTTCATATCCATGACCTCGGCCTTTTAAGCGTTTATTGCGTGGGCTGGGACCTGCAAGACCTGTTGACCGTCGGTTTTAAAGGGGTCTCCGGCAAGATGGAAAGCAAACCGCCCAAACATTTGCGCAGTGCCCTGGGGCAGATCGTGAATTTCTTTTACACCCTGCAAGGAGAGGCGGCCGGCGCGCAGGCCTTCTCTAATTTTGACACATTGCTGGCGCCGTTCATCCGCTATGACGCTTTGACTTACGAAGACGTCAAACAAGCCCTGCAGGAATTTGTTTTTAACGTGAATGTGCCCACCCGTGTCGGTTTCCAGACACCGTTCACCAACATCACCATGGACCTGACCGTTCCCAGTTATTACAAGGACCAGGGGGTGATCATCGGCGGCCAGGCGCAAAAGGAGACCTACGGTGAATTCAAAAAAGAGCTGGACATGTTCAATAAGGCCTTTTTGGAAGTGATGCTCGCCGGGGACGCCAAGGGACGCGTATTCACCTTTCCAATTCCGACGTACAACATGACCAAGGATTTCAACTGGGACAATCCCAATCTGGAATTGTTATGGCAAATGACCGCCAAATACGGGATCCCGTATTTTTCCAACTTCATCAATTCAGACATGGATCCCGCGGACGCGCGCAGCATGTGCTGCCGCCTGCGTCTGGATAACCGTGAATTGAGAAAACGCGGCGGCGGTTTGTTCGGGGCAGCACCCCTGACCGGATCGATCGGGGTCGTCACCATCAATTTGCCGCGGATCGGCCATATGTCCAAAAGCCAAGAAGAATTCTTTGCCCAATTAACGAAAAAAATGGACCTGGCCAAAGAGAGTTTGGAGATCAAACGCAAGATCCTGGAAAAACTCACCGAGGAGAACCTGTATCCTTATATCAAGTTTTATTTGCGTCATATGAAGGAGCGTTTTGACCAGTATTGGAAAAATCACTTTTCCACCATAGGGCTTTTGGGGACAAATGAGGCCTGCGTGAATTTATTAGGGAAGAACATCGCTTCGCCTGAAGGCAAGGCCTTTGCCGTGAAAGTATTGGAATTCATGCGGGCCAAACTCATGCAATACCAGCAGGAAACAGGCAATATTTTTAACCTGGAAGCCACACCGGCAGAGGGGACGACGTATAGTCTGGCCAAATTGGATAAGGCCCTGTCCCCTGATATCATCTGTGCCAATGAGGAGGAATACCGCCAGGGCCATGAACCGTTCTATTCAAATTCAACGCATTTGCCGGTGCAATACACCAGCGATCTGTTCGAGGCCCTGGACCATCAGGATGATCTGCAGACATTGTATACCGGCGGCACGGTTCTGCATGGTTTTGTGGGCGAACGCATTGATGATGCCCAGAGTGTTAAGAACCTGGTGCGCACGATCTGCACGCGTTACCGTTTGCCGTATTTCACGATTACCCCCACGTTCAGTGTCTGCCCCGGTTGCGGTTATTTGGCCGGCGAACACTTCACCTGTGAGCACTGTGCGAGCGAATGCGAGGTGTATTCGCGGGTGGTGGGGTATTTGAGGCCGGTCAAGCAATGGAATAAAGGTAAAAAGGAGGAGTTCCACGAACGTAAGACGTATCAGGTATGCGCATAG
- a CDS encoding PAS domain-containing protein encodes MDTKDNTLQKTLKELADIKFALDTSSIVAITDQKGKIIYANDQFCRISKYSREELLGQDHRIINSGYHPKEFIRDLWRTIARGKVWKGEIRNRAKDGSIYWVDTTIVPFLNNKGKPYQYVSIRNEITRRKHMEDEIKALPQRIIQAQERECDRIARDLHDDLGQSLATLKMIIQSAWLQEKAARPSKEHRKILEYLDTIIDHSRNLAMRLRPSTLEALGLTTALKLMFGEINHGGKVKITFYHSPLEGLCFQADPINIFRIVQEASTNILKYARATRVKVALRVVNGRLKITVQDNGCGFVPEEKSKGLGLITMRERTGLLGGEIKILSRPKKGTVIVADIPCRRPPALSGRRPGGQT; translated from the coding sequence ATGGACACAAAAGACAACACATTACAAAAGACACTCAAAGAACTGGCCGATATCAAGTTCGCGCTGGACACCTCTTCGATCGTGGCCATCACCGATCAGAAGGGGAAGATCATTTACGCCAACGATCAATTTTGCCGGATCTCCAAATATTCCCGTGAAGAACTGTTAGGCCAGGACCACCGCATCATCAATTCCGGTTATCATCCTAAAGAATTTATCCGCGATCTTTGGCGTACCATCGCCCGGGGCAAGGTGTGGAAGGGCGAGATCCGCAACCGCGCCAAGGACGGCAGCATTTATTGGGTGGACACGACCATTGTCCCTTTTTTAAATAACAAGGGCAAGCCCTACCAATACGTTTCCATCCGCAATGAGATCACCCGGCGCAAACACATGGAAGATGAGATCAAAGCCCTGCCCCAGCGCATCATTCAAGCACAGGAGCGGGAATGCGACCGCATCGCCCGTGACCTGCATGATGATCTGGGACAGTCGCTGGCGACGCTCAAAATGATCATCCAATCCGCGTGGCTGCAGGAGAAAGCGGCCAGGCCTTCAAAAGAACACCGTAAGATCCTTGAATATTTGGACACCATCATTGATCACTCGCGCAATTTGGCCATGCGTTTGCGGCCTTCAACCTTGGAGGCCCTGGGATTGACGACCGCGTTAAAATTGATGTTCGGCGAAATTAACCACGGAGGGAAGGTCAAGATCACTTTTTACCACAGTCCTCTGGAGGGCCTGTGTTTTCAAGCGGACCCCATCAATATATTCCGCATTGTCCAGGAGGCCTCCACCAATATTTTAAAATATGCCAGGGCGACCAGGGTCAAGGTCGCCTTGCGTGTCGTCAACGGCCGCTTAAAGATCACCGTTCAAGACAATGGATGCGGTTTTGTTCCGGAAGAAAAATCCAAGGGCCTGGGACTGATCACCATGCGCGAGAGGACCGGCCTTTTGGGAGGAGAGATCAAGATCCTCTCCCGGCCTAAAAAAGGAACGGTCATTGTCGCGGACATCCCTTGCCGGAGGCCTCCGGCCCTATCGGGCCGTAGGCCCGGAGGGCAGACCTGA
- a CDS encoding anaerobic ribonucleoside-triphosphate reductase activating protein: MRIGGFQKLTLVDFPGKVAATVFTQGCNFRCGFCHNPELVCPQLFQTPVPVQEVLDHLDRHRGKLQGVVITGGEPTLQKGLSDFIVRIKDMGFAVKLDTNGSHPEILSSLMERHLIDYIAMDVKSSWAKYSRAAGVVCDTQKIRESIDLIMASGLPYQLRTTLVKEFCSSDDLCDIQHLIDGAKHYVLQPFVLSPKMIDPQSARWEQYTPIEIEALKAKFEKV, from the coding sequence ATGCGCATAGGCGGTTTTCAAAAATTAACATTGGTGGATTTCCCGGGCAAGGTCGCGGCCACTGTTTTCACCCAGGGCTGCAACTTCCGCTGTGGCTTTTGCCATAACCCTGAACTGGTTTGCCCGCAATTGTTCCAAACACCGGTGCCTGTGCAAGAGGTCCTGGACCACCTGGACAGGCACCGGGGAAAATTGCAGGGAGTTGTCATCACCGGCGGTGAACCAACCCTGCAAAAAGGTCTGTCAGATTTTATCGTCCGCATCAAAGACATGGGTTTTGCGGTCAAATTAGATACCAACGGCAGCCATCCGGAAATCTTATCTTCCCTCATGGAACGTCATTTGATCGACTATATTGCCATGGACGTTAAGTCGTCATGGGCGAAATACAGCCGGGCCGCGGGCGTTGTTTGTGATACGCAGAAGATCCGGGAAAGCATTGACCTGATCATGGCCAGCGGTTTGCCGTATCAGCTGCGCACCACGTTGGTCAAAGAATTTTGCTCTAGTGACGATCTGTGTGATATCCAGCATTTGATTGATGGCGCTAAACATTATGTCCTGCAGCCTTTTGTCCTCTCCCCCAAAATGATCGATCCTCAGTCCGCCCGTTGGGAGCAATACACGCCCATTGAAATCGAGGCCTTAAAGGCTAAATTTGAAAAAGTATAA